A stretch of Candidatus Neomarinimicrobiota bacterium DNA encodes these proteins:
- a CDS encoding transposase codes for MLLVYFDAIHYKIRSDGKVQTRSAYTCLCIDVQWQRDLLGIWIGESVRRIPSGKEHISGCRC; via the coding sequence ATGTTATTGGTATATTTTGATGCTATTCACTATAAGATTCGCAGTGATGGGAAAGTTCAAACCAGGTCTGCCTATACCTGTCTGTGTATTGATGTTCAGTGGCAACGGGATTTATTGGGTATCTGGATTGGTGAGAGTGTTCGAAGAATCCCTTCGGGAAAGGAGCACATTTCTGGTTGTCGGTGTTAA